The Algoriphagus sp. TR-M9 genome has a window encoding:
- a CDS encoding thermonuclease family protein → MENGKTEKIRLIGVDMPEVKREGLTEEEPGGKEASEYVKHLLKGKKVLLEYDVQKYDRYGRTLAYVYLEDSRF, encoded by the coding sequence ATGGAAAATGGCAAAACCGAAAAAATCCGATTGATCGGCGTAGACATGCCGGAGGTCAAGAGGGAAGGACTGACGGAAGAAGAACCTGGTGGAAAGGAAGCCTCGGAATATGTGAAGCACCTTCTCAAGGGGAAGAAGGTGCTGCTTGAATATGACGTGCAGAAGTATGATCGGTATGGAAGGACTTTAGCCTACGTGTATCTGGAAGACAGTAGATTTTAA
- a CDS encoding T9SS type A sorting domain-containing protein yields the protein MKKILLSAYVVLTIIFSATAQVKVEKVEGSRIPKKYLSGQAALIPDFPNKAQALNELYKGIQKATAIEESINIGKNLVFNVDFDTIPEIILDGKIYKEIEIYSPNSNALSVTFSEIELSEEAELMIINDEESYILGPITKENITKKENFDPGFIPGDRIRILYSENANTFMKSKIKISRIGHVIFDYFGVSKFLNSRTEGINCTGFGCSASCHLNINCNSNLTVESRAVALITYSDPLEPGSDISHRGTGYLVNNGSQNKRALFLSMIHGIGGYQVPDLKFIFHYQSPQCSPTTNGTQAYFINGATGLALDAGNDLRLMELSANPGTSPVFSSMSVSYLGWSIINEIVSSVNVIHHPLGDVKKYFIGGAATPIIEPGYSYGVWKYTPTNGFPELVSSGSPTLNSSKRVIGSLRSGSINPNCSTYTSADIYSVRLSRSWSMLCQYLDPNNEGIVAINTYSGSTASKVFPSVSGPTQVCSSSTFTLNNAPLDLSVSWSIIQGASLLSSPSTGTGKSAVVSALNSSVSGEAKIRFTISGLCTNKTYVKTFYVGKPTITGIGFTNPVDENEYFCSSDYGNTFTIYSNSPNTTWQARLLNWPSLTVAYTSPSTYQSNQTYIWSYVPIPNNGYYVFEVRGTNSCGTSAWLPGYEIEYVDCTLASESNFVIYPNPASDIITISLRDLIGKESDKNDLFEVSLFDQGGKRIIGNAKGTESVTFDVSDLNNGFYYIHIQFKDELIRRQVRVEK from the coding sequence ATGAAAAAAATTTTACTTTCTGCATATGTTGTTTTAACTATTATATTTTCTGCAACAGCCCAAGTTAAGGTCGAAAAAGTTGAAGGCTCTAGAATTCCTAAAAAGTATTTGAGTGGACAAGCTGCCTTAATACCAGATTTCCCGAACAAAGCACAAGCTCTGAATGAGCTCTATAAGGGTATTCAGAAAGCTACTGCTATAGAAGAATCGATAAATATTGGAAAAAATCTTGTGTTTAATGTTGATTTCGACACGATTCCTGAGATTATTTTAGATGGAAAAATTTATAAAGAAATAGAAATATACTCTCCAAATTCGAATGCTTTAAGCGTGACCTTCTCAGAAATAGAATTGTCGGAAGAGGCTGAGCTAATGATTATAAACGATGAGGAATCTTATATTCTTGGCCCAATAACTAAAGAAAACATAACAAAAAAAGAAAATTTTGACCCAGGCTTTATCCCTGGCGACAGGATTCGAATCTTATATTCGGAAAATGCTAACACATTTATGAAAAGTAAAATTAAAATTTCAAGGATAGGGCATGTTATTTTTGATTATTTCGGAGTTTCTAAGTTCTTAAATTCCAGAACAGAAGGCATTAATTGCACTGGATTTGGGTGCTCTGCTTCTTGTCATTTAAATATAAATTGTAATTCGAATTTGACTGTTGAATCCCGTGCTGTGGCATTAATTACCTACTCAGATCCTCTAGAACCGGGTTCAGACATTTCCCATCGTGGTACTGGATACCTTGTAAATAACGGTTCCCAAAATAAGCGTGCCCTCTTCTTGTCTATGATACATGGTATTGGAGGATATCAGGTGCCTGATTTGAAATTCATTTTTCATTACCAAAGCCCCCAATGCTCCCCCACCACAAATGGGACACAAGCATATTTTATTAATGGAGCAACTGGATTAGCATTAGATGCAGGTAATGATTTAAGGTTGATGGAACTTAGTGCCAATCCTGGCACCAGCCCGGTATTCTCAAGTATGTCCGTCTCTTATTTGGGTTGGAGCATAATAAACGAGATTGTTTCGTCAGTTAATGTGATTCACCATCCACTGGGTGATGTAAAAAAATATTTCATCGGAGGGGCTGCAACGCCAATAATCGAACCAGGATACAGCTATGGAGTATGGAAATATACTCCTACAAATGGTTTTCCAGAATTGGTAAGTTCAGGCAGTCCAACATTAAATTCTTCCAAGAGAGTAATTGGTTCCTTAAGGAGTGGTTCAATTAATCCAAATTGTTCTACTTATACTAGTGCTGACATTTATTCTGTTCGGTTAAGTCGATCATGGTCAATGTTATGCCAATATCTTGATCCTAATAATGAAGGAATAGTCGCGATAAACACATACTCAGGAAGTACTGCTTCAAAAGTCTTCCCTAGTGTTTCGGGACCCACACAAGTCTGCTCTTCTTCTACATTTACCTTAAATAACGCACCTCTTGATCTGTCAGTTAGTTGGTCTATTATCCAGGGAGCTTCATTATTGTCTTCACCTTCCACTGGAACTGGCAAAAGCGCAGTAGTATCTGCTCTTAATTCATCTGTATCTGGAGAGGCCAAAATTAGATTTACTATTTCGGGATTGTGTACTAACAAAACATATGTCAAGACTTTTTACGTAGGTAAACCTACGATTACAGGTATCGGGTTCACGAACCCTGTAGATGAAAACGAGTACTTTTGTTCAAGTGATTACGGAAATACATTTACAATATATTCTAATTCACCTAACACTACTTGGCAAGCCCGACTATTGAATTGGCCAAGTTTAACAGTTGCCTATACTTCACCTAGCACCTATCAAAGTAATCAAACTTATATATGGTCCTATGTACCTATTCCAAATAATGGATATTATGTCTTTGAAGTCCGTGGTACCAATAGCTGTGGAACGTCAGCGTGGCTTCCCGGGTACGAAATTGAATATGTTGATTGCACCTTGGCTAGTGAATCAAACTTTGTAATCTATCCTAATCCTGCATCAGATATAATAACAATTAGTTTAAGAGATCTGATAGGAAAGGAAAGTGACAAAAATGACTTGTTCGAAGTCAGTTTATTTGACCAAGGAGGAAAAAGGATAATAGGGAATGCAAAGGGTACCGAATCAGTAACCTTTGATGTAAGTGATTTAAATAATGGCTTTTATTATATCCACATCCAATTTAAAGATGAATTAATCAGAAGGCAAGTAAGGGTAGAAAAGTGA
- a CDS encoding thermonuclease family protein: MIGVDTPEVKWEGLTEEQPGGKEASEYVKNLLKGKKVLLEYDVQKRDPYGRTLA; the protein is encoded by the coding sequence ATGATCGGTGTAGACACTCCAGAGGTCAAATGGGAAGGGCTGACGGAAGAACAACCAGGTGGGAAAGAAGCTTCGGAATATGTGAAAAATCTGCTGAAGGGGAAGAAGGTCCTGCTTGAATATGACGTGCAAAAACGTGACCCCTATGGAAGGACGCTCGCATAA
- the tcmP gene encoding three-Cys-motif partner protein TcmP: protein MKESQSTMFEHSEVKVRLLNLYIQKYLNILSRAPGIEKVHLYDLFCGEGIYDNGGEGSPIIFLKAIKNLYFRNQAEGQKIIKIDCVFNDIQEWKTEKVKKAVADKKLHYPFLGDLRFRNVDYQKTVPLLVDQVNRSKKSKAFVFIDPYGYKEVRASQIKSILETKKSEVLLFLPTQFMFRFEKKGIPEALQAFIEDLVPKDKWPNSHTGISFIENLKSAFRNYLGDQFFVDTFIISRDINQYFCLFFFTNHIYGFDKMLEAKWQIDAEEGRGWTYKNPDLPTLFESSPTIKVNKLEAYFLEFLKESKTNAQIYEATLHQGFRPTHAIEVLKGLAAQNKIIVTPSDGQKVRKGSYYINYRDFCDRPGRISIKLT from the coding sequence ATGAAAGAATCACAGTCAACAATGTTTGAGCATTCTGAAGTAAAAGTCAGATTGCTTAATCTATACATCCAAAAATACTTGAATATTCTCAGCAGGGCACCAGGAATAGAAAAGGTGCATCTATACGATCTTTTTTGTGGTGAAGGTATCTACGATAACGGTGGTGAAGGCAGCCCTATAATTTTTCTAAAAGCAATTAAGAATCTGTATTTCAGAAATCAGGCCGAGGGTCAGAAAATTATTAAAATAGATTGTGTGTTTAATGATATCCAGGAATGGAAGACTGAAAAAGTTAAGAAGGCCGTAGCAGACAAAAAGCTTCATTATCCATTCTTGGGAGACCTTAGATTCCGTAATGTTGATTATCAAAAGACAGTCCCGCTACTTGTGGATCAAGTGAACAGATCAAAGAAATCCAAAGCGTTTGTATTTATTGATCCTTATGGATATAAAGAGGTTAGAGCATCTCAGATCAAATCGATATTGGAAACAAAAAAATCAGAAGTACTCCTGTTTCTCCCTACTCAATTTATGTTTCGCTTTGAGAAAAAAGGAATCCCGGAAGCTCTTCAAGCATTTATAGAAGATTTGGTACCGAAAGATAAGTGGCCAAATTCTCATACAGGAATTTCATTTATCGAAAATCTTAAATCAGCATTCAGAAATTACTTAGGGGATCAATTTTTTGTCGATACATTTATAATTAGCAGAGATATCAATCAATACTTTTGCCTATTCTTTTTCACAAACCATATCTATGGTTTTGATAAGATGTTGGAAGCAAAATGGCAAATAGATGCAGAGGAAGGAAGAGGATGGACTTATAAGAATCCCGATTTACCAACGCTTTTTGAATCCAGCCCTACAATCAAAGTCAACAAATTAGAGGCCTATTTTTTAGAGTTTTTAAAAGAAAGTAAAACCAATGCTCAAATCTATGAAGCGACTCTTCATCAGGGATTTAGACCCACACATGCAATAGAAGTTTTAAAAGGATTAGCCGCTCAAAACAAAATTATTGTGACACCAAGTGACGGACAAAAAGTCAGAAAAGGTTCCTATTACATCAATTATCGCGATTTTTGTGATAGACCTGGTCGAATTTCTATCAAACTAACCTAA
- a CDS encoding DUF5131 family protein, whose amino-acid sequence MAQTSIEWTELTWNPVTGCTKISAGCKFCYAEVMTKRLKAMGVEKYNEGFKKVRIHEETLAIPYTWKKSKVVFVNSMSDLFHTDVPLEFIQRVFKVMNENPQHVFQVLTKRGDRLAEIHDQLTWSHNIWMGVSVEDERVIERIDFLRTTGARVKFLSLEPLIGPLPNLNLDGIDWVIVGGESGHKARPMSPDWVLDIQEQCEKSKVAFFFKQWGGKNKKKAGRELNGQTYDEMPEKELVEYI is encoded by the coding sequence ATGGCACAAACCTCAATTGAATGGACTGAACTCACCTGGAACCCGGTGACTGGCTGTACAAAGATCTCTGCGGGCTGCAAGTTCTGCTATGCCGAGGTGATGACCAAAAGGCTGAAAGCTATGGGTGTGGAAAAATACAATGAAGGCTTTAAGAAAGTCCGAATTCATGAAGAGACGCTCGCCATTCCCTATACATGGAAAAAATCAAAAGTAGTCTTTGTCAACTCCATGTCTGACCTTTTTCACACAGACGTGCCGCTAGAATTTATCCAGCGTGTGTTTAAGGTGATGAATGAGAATCCGCAACATGTCTTTCAAGTACTTACCAAGCGTGGGGATCGGTTGGCTGAGATCCATGACCAACTCACCTGGTCCCACAATATCTGGATGGGAGTATCGGTAGAAGATGAACGGGTCATAGAGCGAATAGACTTTTTAAGAACTACAGGTGCCAGGGTCAAATTCCTATCCCTAGAGCCACTAATAGGGCCACTGCCAAACCTCAACCTTGATGGGATAGACTGGGTGATCGTAGGAGGAGAGAGCGGACATAAAGCCAGACCTATGAGTCCTGACTGGGTACTGGATATTCAGGAACAATGCGAGAAGTCAAAAGTGGCATTCTTCTTCAAACAATGGGGAGGTAAGAACAAAAAGAAAGCTGGAAGAGAGCTTAATGGTCAGACTTATGATGAGATGCCAGAAAAGGAATTAGTAGAATATATCTAG
- a CDS encoding ATP-binding protein codes for MSELKIKLNSKYKSFETGFTTLLNGDLIILSGINGAGKSQLLDIINGSSQRDIQDIAGMSDGQFIQIDRTMKLNGEEILTSNIEHLSFKNNILIPEVSKYSIYNTGQSVDNAYNQYKNGNLDPIRNVNYSNSCNRAISILEKEYGEYKPNFTEQEFKKALRKHGFEWRSNDQFTDFVGSLFYNYAMLIAQGQQNAGKVDGNAFDPTILGKAPWTELNELFKLLKIEYRFRSNYEVEHAELPEVPSLYLIDIDGNLIETEKRALKDLSDGEKTIISLCFNSIKGIEFEKKKIILLDEVDALLNPSLTESLFLVLGKYYLSKGIPVVLSTHSPATISLSPDCCSYYEVFKKQHFIPRIMEVNRNEYSELKKVNRVFYEEIENQEQRIKDLEKNIEFEKDVLIITEGKTDWRYLVGVLKFFHKKDEFLNIKEELFFKYGTHEDVKDKICGTTDFADMGESNLLKYLSTELSHRTADIGRRNKLLIGVFDSDTNIGIKNKPEYGINSFKISPEGISMEFLFTEEEIKIEISGKRLYIGDEFNDKTTRHFEKDLVLGQGSQKRAGKKEIIDSDVFDKGNENHALSKDAFSIAIFKGEVSISNTTLENFRHVFEKIDEILECSFQEGKKDLKTQ; via the coding sequence ATGAGTGAATTAAAAATTAAATTAAATTCCAAATATAAATCGTTTGAAACAGGGTTTACAACTTTATTAAATGGTGATTTAATAATTTTGTCAGGTATAAATGGTGCTGGTAAATCTCAACTTCTAGACATAATAAATGGAAGTTCCCAAAGAGATATTCAAGATATAGCTGGAATGTCAGATGGACAATTTATTCAAATAGATCGGACAATGAAATTGAACGGAGAGGAGATTCTCACTTCAAACATAGAACATCTATCCTTTAAGAATAATATTTTAATACCTGAAGTCTCTAAGTATTCCATATATAATACAGGACAATCTGTAGATAATGCTTACAATCAATATAAGAATGGAAATTTGGATCCAATTAGGAATGTAAATTATTCAAATTCATGTAATCGGGCAATTTCTATTTTGGAAAAGGAATATGGTGAATATAAACCAAACTTTACCGAACAGGAATTTAAGAAGGCTTTAAGAAAACACGGGTTTGAGTGGAGAAGTAATGATCAATTTACTGATTTTGTTGGTTCTCTGTTTTATAATTATGCTATGCTCATTGCTCAGGGGCAACAAAATGCGGGCAAAGTTGATGGAAATGCCTTTGATCCAACTATTCTAGGTAAAGCTCCATGGACAGAGCTAAACGAATTATTTAAATTACTTAAAATTGAATATCGATTTAGAAGTAATTATGAAGTTGAGCATGCAGAACTTCCAGAAGTGCCATCTTTATATTTAATAGATATTGATGGTAATTTAATTGAAACAGAAAAAAGAGCTTTAAAAGATTTATCGGATGGTGAAAAGACAATAATTTCACTATGTTTTAATTCAATCAAAGGAATAGAATTTGAAAAGAAGAAAATTATTCTTTTAGATGAGGTAGATGCTTTATTGAATCCATCCCTTACAGAAAGCCTTTTTTTAGTATTGGGAAAATATTATTTAAGTAAAGGAATTCCAGTGGTTTTATCTACTCATTCACCAGCTACAATATCATTATCTCCAGACTGCTGTTCTTATTATGAAGTTTTTAAGAAGCAGCATTTTATTCCAAGAATAATGGAGGTAAATAGAAATGAGTATTCTGAATTAAAAAAAGTAAATAGGGTTTTCTACGAAGAAATAGAAAATCAAGAGCAAAGAATTAAAGATCTTGAGAAAAATATTGAATTTGAAAAGGATGTTCTAATTATTACAGAAGGTAAAACGGACTGGCGATATTTGGTTGGAGTTCTTAAATTCTTTCATAAGAAAGATGAGTTCCTAAATATTAAAGAAGAATTATTTTTTAAATATGGAACTCATGAAGACGTTAAAGACAAGATTTGTGGTACAACAGATTTTGCTGATATGGGTGAGTCTAACCTTTTAAAATATCTTAGTACAGAGTTGTCTCATAGAACAGCAGATATTGGGAGAAGAAACAAATTGTTAATAGGTGTTTTTGATTCTGATACTAATATCGGAATTAAGAATAAGCCAGAATATGGAATTAATTCCTTTAAAATTTCTCCTGAAGGAATTTCAATGGAGTTTTTGTTTACAGAAGAAGAGATTAAAATAGAAATTTCTGGCAAAAGACTTTATATAGGAGATGAGTTTAATGATAAGACAACCCGCCATTTCGAAAAAGATTTGGTTTTAGGACAGGGTTCGCAAAAAAGAGCTGGAAAAAAAGAAATCATAGATTCCGATGTATTTGATAAGGGAAATGAAAATCATGCTCTTTCAAAAGATGCCTTTTCTATTGCCATATTCAAAGGTGAGGTTTCTATTTCCAATACAACTTTAGAAAATTTTCGTCATGTTTTTGAGAAGATAGATGAAATACTAGAATGTAGTTTTCAAGAGGGAAAAAAAGATCTAAAAACTCAATAA
- a CDS encoding helix-turn-helix domain-containing protein: MAKKHIPRASTSNPDDFERLKMELATFFTEARKRLGYKTKDEFADAKNYTRSQYSKYESGTANPTVETIFNLLIEFGLKPEDLFKLPGKLNSITEVTQIHIPNAKLEQLREQVKISFGLEVVTKLTNQSATRILRTLVYCIKPKSKADILSNLGLKNTTNNFQRAIGPALEFKWLEMTNPESPNSPNQRYVITEEGKRVV; the protein is encoded by the coding sequence ATGGCAAAAAAACACATCCCACGAGCAAGTACCTCTAATCCTGATGACTTCGAAAGATTAAAAATGGAATTAGCAACATTTTTTACAGAAGCAAGAAAACGCCTCGGCTATAAAACTAAAGATGAGTTTGCTGACGCCAAAAACTACACAAGGTCACAATATTCGAAATATGAAAGTGGAACAGCTAACCCTACTGTTGAAACCATTTTCAACCTTCTCATCGAATTTGGACTAAAACCTGAAGACCTTTTTAAGTTACCTGGAAAACTAAACTCAATTACAGAAGTAACTCAAATTCACATCCCAAATGCGAAATTAGAACAACTTAGAGAACAAGTAAAAATTTCCTTTGGGTTAGAAGTAGTTACAAAACTTACCAATCAAAGCGCAACTAGAATCCTCAGAACTTTAGTCTACTGCATCAAACCAAAATCAAAAGCTGATATATTATCGAACTTGGGATTAAAAAATACCACAAACAATTTCCAAAGAGCTATTGGACCTGCACTAGAATTTAAGTGGCTGGAAATGACAAATCCAGAAAGCCCAAATAGTCCAAACCAGAGGTATGTGATAACTGAGGAAGGGAAGAGGGTAGTTTGA
- a CDS encoding TlpA family protein disulfide reductase — protein sequence MKKLILICLLGYLCVPTSTLTAQVADPPGADFLHRSVSEVSSGVEEVHRGGDARPDTLTPEPGVYHSADSLRREGILYIEIQSPDPPDTLWVTFWEHLLKDRKAVTPGISMPLPGIWGNMFEGSSYSKVYEVELPSGIPSGYFSLGRGISTMADQWSFTSADRVRIKFDRIRSTVLFGGPDADFYRAQYLISEAFSEMAFNRDPVMVTGSGEILFSDSLSNVLYQKAQHRPDDIYARARILTSDQASWELFGDFVINDVERLAPWRILQDYRDRLTEEQYQGLKARIVGEVLNQGLTWAELAKEAFMDDSAKMDFLAKWQESLKTEQVQGSHPLLIQGENRWIGLMATLSGKSYREIWEKSPSPRKEEVLTLYLLERFNMLGEELPALVNLGLDQIRIPWLRDRIEALDTLHESPLISDGLKGIDGQPIDLTAFRGKTLLIHFWITGCKFCMADFRSVIKDLAEKYASSQDVMLVSINVDRNTTTWIKSLESGNYSSPLMLNLKATPDSGMAAYYRIHSFPQKMIVDAGSRIRVQTIHRPDKSELIDVLDSIRTRPPLLPSTQTF from the coding sequence ATGAAAAAATTAATACTCATCTGCTTACTGGGATACCTATGCGTACCCACAAGCACACTCACAGCACAAGTTGCTGATCCACCCGGGGCGGATTTTCTTCATAGGTCCGTTTCCGAAGTCTCCTCTGGTGTGGAGGAGGTCCATCGGGGCGGGGATGCCCGTCCCGATACTCTGACGCCCGAACCCGGCGTGTACCATTCTGCTGATTCACTAAGGAGGGAGGGAATACTCTACATAGAAATACAGTCGCCAGATCCCCCGGATACGCTTTGGGTAACCTTCTGGGAGCACCTGCTAAAAGACCGTAAGGCAGTTACACCCGGAATATCTATGCCTTTGCCGGGAATATGGGGCAATATGTTTGAAGGTAGTAGCTACAGCAAAGTGTATGAGGTCGAATTACCCTCTGGTATTCCGTCCGGCTACTTTTCCCTCGGTCGGGGAATTTCCACTATGGCAGATCAATGGAGTTTCACCAGTGCAGACAGGGTAAGGATAAAATTTGACAGGATAAGATCCACCGTTTTGTTTGGTGGTCCGGACGCGGATTTTTACCGTGCACAGTACCTGATATCGGAGGCATTTTCTGAAATGGCATTCAACCGCGACCCTGTCATGGTTACCGGATCCGGTGAAATACTGTTCTCAGATTCCCTTTCCAATGTTCTTTACCAAAAAGCCCAACACCGTCCTGACGATATCTATGCGAGGGCCAGGATACTGACAAGTGACCAGGCTAGTTGGGAATTATTCGGCGATTTTGTAATAAACGATGTAGAGAGGCTTGCTCCCTGGAGAATCCTACAGGATTACAGGGACAGGTTGACCGAGGAGCAGTATCAGGGTCTGAAAGCAAGAATAGTAGGGGAAGTACTGAATCAGGGACTGACATGGGCAGAACTGGCAAAAGAAGCATTTATGGATGATTCCGCTAAGATGGATTTCTTGGCGAAATGGCAGGAATCACTGAAGACGGAGCAGGTTCAGGGCTCCCACCCATTACTTATCCAGGGTGAAAACAGATGGATAGGATTGATGGCAACACTTTCCGGGAAATCCTACCGTGAAATCTGGGAGAAAAGTCCTTCCCCCAGAAAGGAAGAGGTACTGACTCTTTATCTTTTGGAACGCTTCAATATGCTAGGAGAGGAGCTTCCGGCTCTTGTAAACCTAGGTCTTGATCAGATCAGGATTCCCTGGTTACGGGATAGAATAGAGGCATTGGATACCCTTCATGAGAGCCCTCTGATTTCAGATGGACTTAAAGGGATAGACGGGCAGCCCATAGACCTTACGGCTTTTAGGGGGAAGACACTGCTGATCCATTTTTGGATTACAGGATGTAAATTCTGTATGGCTGATTTCCGCTCAGTGATCAAAGACCTCGCAGAAAAATATGCTTCCTCTCAGGATGTTATGCTGGTATCCATCAATGTTGACCGGAATACTACTACCTGGATCAAAAGTCTGGAAAGCGGTAACTACAGTTCTCCTCTGATGCTGAATCTGAAAGCGACACCGGACTCCGGAATGGCAGCATACTACCGCATCCATTCTTTCCCGCAGAAAATGATTGTAGATGCCGGTTCCCGCATCAGGGTCCAGACCATCCACAGGCCGGATAAATCGGAATTGATCGATGTGCTGGACAGTATCCGGACACGGCCCCCCTTATTACCATCCACCCAGACATTTTGA